The Stigmatella erecta sequence CGGCTGCCTGGCTGTCTTCTCTCCCTTGTGCTGGGCTGGATGCTGGGAGGGCCCTACATCTTGGGCCTACTCCCTTCGGTTCAACACCCTCTTAGGATCAGGGCTAGACATGCAAATCGTGCTCTCCAAAAGCCTCGAATGATGTCAATTCCGCATCGTTCTTGTAGTCCGGTTCAGCGACCAAGGCGCCCTGCAGAAGGGGCTCCTCTCTCATCTCCGGTGGCAACTTCCGCAGCGCTCTCACCGACAAACGAGGAGTCGTATTATCCATGGCAGGTGCCTCGCCCGTGCATCCTGGGCATAGTTCCTCCGCGCGGCTAGGCGTAATGACCCCTTCAGCCAACGCGCGAAGCACTAGAAGCTTGAGACGAACCGGTTCCTCTCTGCCAGTAAACTCAACGGGTTCCCGATCACGCCACCCCTTGGCGCTGAACTGTGCGAAGAGGCGATTATGAGTCGGAGCATCAATTATCCCAAGTTCATGCGCACGGTGAGCCCATGACTGCATGCTCAGTCCATACTTCTGCTTCAAGAGCATGAGTTCTTCCATGCTGATGTTTCGACGCTTTTCTCCGAACTCACGTTTAGCAACAGAGGCGGGGACGAGGAACGCAGCAGCAAAGCGATGAGCAAGATTCTCTTCTTCCGCCTCTGACAAGCCGCTGCAATTCATCGCAAGATGCCCGAGTTCATGCGCAAAGTTGTAGCGCCGCCGGTCGATGGAAGGCCGAGCACTACTTACAAGAACTGGAAATTCACCGTTAGCCCAGCCGGACAGACCATCAAAATTTGGCGGTACGTCAGAGGAGCAGACGGCGATGCACCCATTATCTTCAACTGTCTGCGTCACCGACTCCAGAGGCCCATCGCTTAGCTTCCAGTGCTTTCGCATGGCATCGGCAGCTGCCTCAGCATCCTCTGGAGTAGCTACTTTCCGCGGAGACGGAAAGCGATGTCGCTGCCTAGAGTTCAGCGTCTCCTCAAGCCAGACGTGTCCCTCGACAATCTGCGCGACAGACGCCTGAACTTTTTGTTGGAGACTCCGCGTCAGGCTCGCGTGCTTGCGGAATGCACGCCACTCCACCTGAGCGGTTGGCTCTCGGACGAAGAAGTCCGCACGAACGCCGAGCGTTCTGGCGAGCATGAGTAACGTGCTTGGCCGTGGAAGGCTTTTTCCAGTCTCGTACTTTGACAGTGCCGCCTTGGTCAACGGGTGACCGTTAGCCTCCAAGCGAACCGACACCTCATCCAGGGTCAGACCCGCAGCTGTTCGCGCCTGGCGTAGCCTCGTTCCAATCATCGTCGTCCCTGAAGTTGACAAGATCTGCCTCCTAGCACCACTTCGTCAACGTTGACAAGGTCAGGTCGATTCCCAATTTCGTCAACGCCACCATGCTTCTAGCAAGCTGGGGTGACATCGGCAGGTCCCTAAATAGGACAACTACATGACCACACTTCCCGCTAAGGGAGGCGATCGCATGCCCGCCTGAGGGGATGCCAAGTAAGGAGAGGCATGAGGCTCAAGCCTGAAGCATCTCCCACTTTAGGCCAGCAGGCCCTTGATTTTTCTGGGCTTCAGTATGGTGGATGCCCCTGTTCGGGGTAACCCAGTCCGGAAAATCTCCTCGCCTTGGCGGGATAAGGACCGAAGAGAAAGCTTCGTCCTCGCACCTGTCACGGTGCGGGCGAGGCGTGATCAGTCGGGCGGGAAGGGGGTGAACGCCATGCTGAGCGCCGTGAGGATGCTGCTGGCCTCGACACTCACTCGAAAGATGATGGCGGCCGTCGTCTTCGCGCTGGTCGAGCATCTTCGGGAGCGGGTGGGCTTGCCCCGATTTGGTGGCTCTCCCGCATTTTGTGTGGATCTTGGGCGACTGCGGACGGCCGCACGAGCGGGGCTCGCCTGCTTGCTGCCTCCGAACCACACGAAGTACGGGAGAGCCCAAAACCGGGGCAGGCTCAGCTCAAGTTCCTCAAGCGTCAGATGTACGGACGCGCCAGCTTTGATTTACTGCGGCGTCGTGTCCTTCTCTCTGCGTAATCCACACGAAGTGCGGGAGAGCCACCAAATCGGGGCAAGCCCATCCCTTTGTCTCAGGTGCGAGTGGCCTTTCGCGGGGTTGCTGAAGAGGACGTTCGCCTTCGACGTGTTCATCTGCGTGCGGCGATGCGTGGGGCTCCCGCCAAGGCCATCGGCGAGGAGTACGGGACTTGAACCAGTGGACAAGGCGGTAGAGAACCCCAAGCAGGACGTGCGTGTGCCCCCTCGAACCTCGCTGGAGGGGCACACCGGGGACACTGGAGCCTTCAGCACGCCCAGGTGGGAGGGCTGGCCCGGCGCAGAAGCCCGGTCCGTTCGGAAATCCCTTCCAACTCGCGGACGAAGAACAGGTCCTCACCCAGCCCGGAGACGCGCACCCGGATGAGTGGATCTGCGGGGTACTGAAGCCACGGGTCGTCGAACACCAGGGCCACGACGATGCCCGTGTGGCCGAGGAACCGCTCATCCACGGAGCCCTCCGGCGAGGCGGGGACAATCCGCACCCGCTCGCCGATGCGCACGGGGGCGCCCTCCACGTCCACGGTGAGGATGAGCGAAGGGTCTCGGATCATGGCGCGAAGGAGCGGGGTTTGAGGAACCTGGAGAGCACGAGTGACACACCCGCGACGAGGGCCCATGCGGACAGGTGGTAGCCAGCGACATGGCGCCAGTCCTGCGTACAGGCCAGCTCGCCCACGAGCGCGCCGGCGGTGCCCACGGCGAGGCCCGCGTTCAGGGCCCGCAGGGGGTGGAAGGCGGCGCTGCGCAGGGTGAGCAGCGCCACGGCCATGGGCAGCAGGGCCACGCTGGCGTGGCTGGCGGTGCACACCCAGCCCGAGAGGGTGGGGGCCGCATGGGGCGTGGCGCGGCCAAGCACCAGCACGGCGGCGCTGACGGCGGACAGGGCGATGCCCACGCGCCGCGCCTGGCGCCCGCGCGGGGACAGCGCGCCCCAGGCGCAGATGCCCGCAGTGAGCCACAGCAGCGCGAACAAGGGCCCGCGCCCGAGCAGCACGGGGAGCGAGGTCTGTCCCGCGACGAGCAGGATGCCGGCCGTCACGAGGACCAGGGCCACGGGCACGGTGAAGACCCAGGCGGCCTGGGCGCGCCACCGCCGGACGGGCCGCTTCAGGGCGAGTTCCTCTCGCGCGCCGGCCAGGGCCCGCTGCAGGGCGGCGGCGTTGGCGGGCGGGGCCTGCGCGAGCAGGGTGTCGAGCGTGCCGGGCCTCATGGCTCCTCCAGCCCGCCGAGCAACTGCCGGAGCTTCTCGTAACCCCGGTGGGCCCGGAGCCGGGCGGCGCCCACGCTGATCTCCCGGAGCGAGGCGATCTCCTCGAAGGACCAGCCCTCGACCTTGGCGAGGATGACGGCCTCGCGCTGGTCGGGGGGAAGCTGCTGGAGCGCATCCTCGATGTGCTTGCGCGCGCCCGGGTCCCCCACGGCGGGGGGCACGGAAGTGGGGGCGGCCTGGCTGTCGCGCGCATAGGCCTCCACGTGCTGGCGGTGGCGCAGTGCGTCCCGGGCGGCATTGGCGGCGATGGTCAGCAACCAGGGGGCGAAGCGGGTGCCGGGCTCATAGCGGCCCCGGGCCCGGATGACGGACAGGAAGGTGGTCTGCAGCAGGTCCTCCGCCAGGGGGCCATCGCGCACCATGCGCGTGAGAAAGCCCTGCACCCGCCCGGCATGCCGGGCAAAGAGGGCCTCGAACGCGTCCTGTTCTCCCTGGCAGAAACGTTCCATGAGCTCTTCGTCCGTCGGGCTCCCCATCCTCTGGCTCACGGACGATTCCCCTCGAAAAACGTTTCCAGGTCCTCCTGGCACCCCGCGTCAACGGGAGTAACCCACCGGAAGGACTGGGAAAAGTCCAGCCGGTGGCATCCGGGACGTTGGGGACTGAGCACGAGTCCCCGGGCGCCGGAAAAGACCCGTGGCCGCAGAGCCCCCGCCCCCGGCGCCGTGCTACGGACGCGGGGCGTGACCGGTCCCGCCCCTCATCGGCGCGAAGCCCCGGGCCCCCAGCGGCCCGTGCTCCTCCTGCTGTCCGCCATGGGGGTGGTGTTCGGAGACCTGGGCACGAGCCCCCTGTACGCGCTCCAGCAGAGCTTCCACGGCCCGGAGGCCGTCCCCGCGACGCCGCAGAACATCCTGGGCGTGCTGTCGCTGTTCATCTGGTCGCTGCTGGCGGTGGTGTGCCTGAAGTACCTCACGCTCCTCATGCGCGTGGACAACCACGGCGAGGGCGGCATCCTCGCGCTGGTGGCGCTGCTCAAGCCGGGCCGGCAGGGCAAGGGCAACGGCTGGGTGGTGGGGCTGGGGCTGTTCGGGGCGGCGCTCTTGTACGGGGACGGGGTGATTACGCCGGCCATCTCGGTGCTCTCGGCGGTGGAGGGGCTGAAGGTGGCCACGCCCATCTTCGAGCCCTACGTCGTGCCGCTCACGGTGCTCATCCTCGTGGCGCTCTTCGCGGTGCAGCCCTTCGGCACGGGGAAGGTGGGGGGCGTGTTTGGCCCCATCGTGGCGCTGTGGTTCGTGAGCATCGGTGTTCTGGGGGCTTGGGGGATTTCGCGGGCGCCGGAGGTGCTCGCCGCGTTCAATCCCTGGCATGCGGTGCGCTTCTTCCAGGCGTCGGGCTGGCACGGCTTCCGGGTGCTGGGGGCCGTCATCCTCTGCCTCACGGGCGCGGAGGCGCTCTACGCGGACATGGGCGGCTTTGGCCGGCGACCCATCCGGCTCGCGTGGTTCACCCTGGCCTTGCCGGCGCTCGTACTGAGCTACCTGTCCCAGGGGGCGTGGCTGCTGCACCACCCGGAGACGGCGGATGCGCCCTTCTTCCGCTCGCTGCCCGCGGGGGCGCTCTACCCCATGGTGGCGCTGGCCACGCTGGCCACGGTGGTGGCCTCCCAGGCGCTCATCTCGGCGGTGTTCTCGCTCACGCAGCAGGCCATCCAGCTGGGCTATTGCCCGCCGCTGCACATCGTCCACACCTCGCCCGGGCACAGGGGGCAGATCTACCTGCCCGGGGTGAACTGGGGCTTGATGCTGGCCTGCGTGGCGGTGGTGCTGGGGTTCCGCGCGTCCGCGGCGCTGGCGTCGGCCTACGGGCTGGCGGTGGCGGGCACCATGGCCATCACCACGGTGCTCTTCGCGGCGGTGGCGCGCGAGCGCTGGCACTGGCCCACCTGGGCGCTGGCGCTCGTGACGGGGGCGTTTCTCGCGGTGGACCTGTCCTTCCTGGGCGCCAACCTGCTCAAGGTGGCCGAGGGGGGCTGGCTCCCGCTGGGGATGGGCCTGGGCGCTTTCCTGGGGATGGAGCTCTGGCAGCGGGGGCGGCGGCTGCTCGTCGCGCACCACAACGCGAAGGGGCTGGACCTGGACGCGCTCCTGCACGAGGCCACCCAGGGGGGGCTGCCCCGGGTGAAGGGCACCGGGGTGTTCCTGAGCGGCATCCACCACGGGCCGCCCCTGGTGCTGGTGCACCACCTGCGGCACAACCAGCTGCTGCACGAGCACGTGGTGCTGCTGACGGTGCACATCGAGTCCGTGCCCGCAGTGAGCGCGCACGAGCGCGTGGCGCTGGAGCCGCTCGGCGAGGGCGTGTTCCGCGTGCTGGCGCGCTATGGCTACATGGAACGGCCGGACGTGCCGGAGGCGCTGCGGCAGGCGCAGGCGCAAGGCCTGGCCGTGGCCCCCGGGGCGGTGACGTACTACGTGGGCTGGGTGAACGTGCGCGCGCAGCGGGGCGGAGGGCTGCCCCGGTGGCTCAAGCGGCTCTACGGGGCGATGCAGCGCAATGCCTACCACACGACGGACTATTTCCGTCTGCCTTCAGCGCAGGTGATGGAGCTGGGCGCCCGCGTGGAACTCTGACGCCCATTCCGGGCAGACTGGCCGCATGTCCGGCACCGCCCCGCTCCCCTGGTTCGTGTTCTCCCTGGCGCTGGCGCCCGGGCCCGTGTCCGCTCGGCTCCAGGGCCTGCCGGTTCCCGAACTCCCCGAGGGGGAGCTGGCCGAGGCGCTGGACGTGGGGCTCGTCCACGATGTGCCCTCCCCGGAGTGGGGTGGCCGGGTGGCGAGGCTGGTGGAGGCCCCGGGCCAGCGCCTGCCGGGGCTGCTGCGCGCGGTGCCCGCCCCCCTGTGGGAGCAGGTGGCGCGGATGGAGGCGCTGCTGGGCGGGGCCACCGAGGAGCGCACCGTGCGGCTCCGCACCGCCTCCGGAGCGCTCCGCACTGCCCGGGCCTTCAGTCCGGCCGTGCCGAACGGCCCCGGGGCCGGTCCGGTGAGCGTGGCTTTTCTCGTGGCGCTGGCCCGGGCGGCGGAGCACGCGGGGCTGCCGGCGGCCTACGTGGAGCGGCTCCAGGCGGAGGCCCACCTGGTGCACACCGTGCAGCAGTCCCGGGACCGCTGACCCCTGGCAACTTCCCAGGGACGAGGGGCGATAATGGAGTACCCCTACCCTTGGCTCCCCATTGACGGGGAGAAGGCTCCCGGAAGGTCCCCAGGATGCAGGTTCGTGCGAGGAGTGCACCCACCCTGGCGGAGCCGCGGACGCCGTTGACGGTGGAGGACACGGTCCCCTCCGAGTCCGGGAGCTGGCGCCGCTCGCTGGCGCGGGAGGTGCCCATCGCCGAGCTGCAGCAGAAGTTCGGCTGGACGGAGGGAAGCTGGCAGGCGGAGCTGCTCCAGGCGGCGGATGGCGCCGCCACATCGCCCGCGTCCCGGCGGGGCAACGGCAGCGTGTCGGCGGCGGAGGTGAACCGGTACCTGGCCGAGCCCGGGGACGGCCGCTTCCTCACCTCGGAGGCGGTGCAACAGCAGCGCGGGGCGCTGGAGCAGCGGCTGACGGGCAGGGCCCGCTCCGTGGACGTGGATGCCTTCGACACGGGCTGGCAGGAGACGGTGGCGCGCCGGGCGGATCAGCTCGGCAACGCGAACGGAAAGCTGACGCGCGCGGAGCTGAACACCTTCCTCACGGACGTGAAGGCGGGGAAGGTGGAGGACACGGCGTGGGTGCCGGACCAGCAGCAGGCGGTGTTCGAGAGCAAGGTGGCCGAGAGCGCCGGCGAGGCGGATCCGCTGCGGCCCACGGGGGGGGAGGGGGGCGTGGCGCTGGTGAAGGAATACATGCGCCTGTCGATGGACGAGGCGAAGAACGTGCCCACCTTCGTGAGCTACCTCGTGTCGGCGGCGGACCTCCAGGAGACGCCGGTGGACGTCTCGCGCGAGAAGAGCCACTTCCGGAAGGACCCGGCGCTGGGGGAGGCGGGGGTGGCGGCCACGGACTACACGGGCTCGGGCTTCGACCGGGGCCACATGAAGCCGGCGGAGGGCTCGCCCACGCAGGAGGCGATGGACGAGAGCCACCTGATGAGCAACGTAGCGCCGCAGCACCCGGACCTGAACCGGCAGGCGTGGCGCACGCTGGAAGACGCGGTGAATGACCTGGTGCAGGCCTCGGGGGGCAAGGCCCACATCGTTACCGGGAACCTGTACCTGAACGCCCAGGGCAAACCGCTGCCGCCGGAGGCGCTCGAGACGTTGGGAACGAACGCACGGCGCATCGCGGTGCCCACGCACCAGTTCAAGTCGGTGCTGCTGGAGCTGCCCAACGGCAACCTGAGCATGTTCGCGTACATGGTACCCAACGTGAAGGACGCGCCGACGAAGAAGGAGGACATCACCCCCTTCCTGGAGGCCTCGCGCACCTCGGTGGATGCCCTGGAGGCACTGCTTGGCCAGGACCTGTACGCCCAGCTGCCCGGGTCCCTGCAGGCGAAGCTGGAGTCGGACGCGGCGGCGCGCATCGCCTTCCAGCGCTCCAGCCGGTACGAGGCGGCCTCCCTGTTGTGGCCCGGACAGTGAGTGCGGGAACAGGGCTTGAGGGTTGACCCGAAAATTCCCGGTTTCGCCTCTTGTGAGAAGCAACCTCCTCACAAGGATGAAGACCCGTCATGACCAAGCATGTTCCTGCCTCCCTGGCCCTGGTGTCGCTGCTGTCCGCGGGGGCGTCGTGGGCCCACGGCTCCATGGAGGTGCCGGTGAGCCGCGTGTACAACTGCTACAAGGAGGGGCCCGAGAGCCCGGACACGGCGGCCTGCAAGGCGGCGATCGCGGCGGGGGGCACGCAGGGGCTCTACGACTGGAACGGGGTGCGGCAGGGCAATGCCAATGACCAGCACCGCGCGCTGATTCCCGACGGGAAGCTGTGCAGCGCGAACAACGAGGTGCACAAGGGCATCGACCTGGCGCGCAGCGACTGGCCGGCGCGGCGCATCGTCCCGGGCACGGACGGGAAGTTCGAGTTCGTCTACCACGTGACGGCGCCCCACGCGACGAAGTACTTCCGGTTCTACGTGACGCGCGCGGGCTACAACCCGTCGCAGCCGCTCAAGTGGTCGGACCTGGAGTCCACGCCGTTCTGCGAGGTGAACAGCCTCACGCCGGTGAACAGCCGCTACCGGGTGCGCTGCCCGCTGCCGGCGGGCAAGCAGGGCCGCCACGTCATCTACAACATCTGGCAGCGCTCGGACAGCCCGGAGGCCTTCTACGCGTGCATCGACGTGGACCTCGGCGCCACGGCGCTCAACCACGTGGACACGGGCTGGAAGGAGCTGGACAGCGTGCAGGCGCGCGAGGAGCTGCCGGCGGGGAGCCGGGTGACGTTCCGGGTGTTCGACCGGGACGGGCGGGACGCGGAGCTGCATGACCTGCGGCTGACGGAGAGCAGCGCGGCGGCGAACTGGCTGCTGCGGCTGGCCGAGCAGGTGAACAACAGCTCGCGCTACGTGCGGGTGGGCGCGCTCGACGAGAAGGGGAAGATCCTCCCCATCGAGTCGGCCCAGGGCAACAGCGTCTACGTGCAGGAGGACGGCTACCGCTTCCAGATCGACATCGAGAAGCCGTCGGCCACGCCCGAGAAGTCCTGCGACCACTGATCAAAGCCTGGGGCAGGGGTTTGAAACCCCTGTCCTGGGGTATGGCCTAGATACACTCCGGACGGCTGACCAGAACATACGGCGTGCTTCCCTCTCCACAGGCGCCTGGATTGTGGCAGCTCCGGCGCCCCTTCGAGGGATCTCCACAGAGATCGCCGTCGGTGTCCGGGTACCACATCCTCAGGACGTTCGCGGACGGATCCGTATCGTTGCAATCGATCTCGTCCTCGGAAAGCTCAGGCGGACCTTGGGGCGGCGGGCCCGGAGGCGAATGGGGTTTGGGAATATACTTGCCCCGGACTTCGCCTGGACGATCCGTCGGGTTGGAGCAGCGCAAGAGCGCGAAAACGTTCCACGGGTACCCATCGCGGTCGCCATCGCCATACCACCAGATGGCGCCCTCCGAGTCGTTGACGTCCCCGTCACAGTTGTTGTCGATCTGTGGGAAGTAGGAGTGGGGCGGCGCGCCGGGATCTGGATTAATTTCGCACACTTCGGTATTGCCCGGGAATGCCAGGGGCTGGGTATCATCACAATCCCCTGTCACCTTCGAGCTGTTGGCGGGCTTGCCGCAGAAGCGGCCGAGAACCCCGGTTCCCCCATGACCATCGCCGTCCGCATCGGAGAACCAGATCGCGGCAGCGGGCGAATCATCCGGGGTGCCGTTGCAGTTGTTGTCCCTCTGCGGCCCATCCTCGGGCTCACACGTCTCGGTCCGGGTGGGACTGACGCTGGAGTCTGTGTCGTCGCAGTCATCGTTCCGGCGTGAGTACTGTCCAGCCGGAGGTGTGCACGACTCCACGAAGTCCGTGGCGTTGCCAACGCCGTCCGCATCCGCGTCCACGTACCAGCGCGTATGCCTGTTCAGCGTCGCATCGCGGTCGTTGCAGTCATCCTTGTTGTCGACATAGCCCGGCAATGCGCTGGCAGAGCAAGCCGCCAGGTGAGGCAAGAACTCCAGGCTGCCATCGCCGTCGCCATCCACGTCCACGTACCAGACGGCGGCGGGGCCATCATCGACGGCCTCGTTGCAGTCGTTGTCCTTGCCGTCGCATTTTTCGGGGGCTCCCGCATAGGTGTCAGGGTCCGGGTCGTTGTCAGCACCGGGGGTGTTGCATTCGTGGGCAGCCCCCTCGTTGTTGACCCACTCAGGACCAGGGCTGGCGCAAGAGCGCCGCAGAGGCTCATTCGGATCGATGTAGGAGTCACCGTCAGCGTCCCTCCCCCAGTTGATGGTGTCCGATGCACCATCCTCGTCAGTGGCGCCGTTGCAGTTGTCGTCAACCCCTACCGTCGAACACAGTTCAATAGCGCCGGGATGGACATCGGCCCTTGAGTCGTTGCAGTCGAGGGGGCTTTCTGAACCGCCCAGAACCCATGTCCCCTCGGCAGGCGGCGCACAATCCATGACTGGATTGCCCGCTCCGAAACCATCGCCATCCTTGTCGGCAAGCCATGCGCGAGGCTTCTGTCCGCGAATCAGGTACGCGATGCCCTGCCCGCCATTCTTGCCCGGTGCTCCGATGAGAATGTCCTCGGCCTCATCTCCGTTGAAGTCGCCCGCAGATGCCACCGCGTGGCCTGCCCGGTCTCCGGTACTCTCTCCTTCAAGCAGGGTCACGGTAGAGCCCAGAAGGTCCCCTCCGTTGAACTGTGCGGGCTCCTTTCCATGAACGAGGTACACGGCACCCTTGTCTGCCTGATGGCCCGGCGCTCCAATGAGCAGGTCGAGACGGTTGTCCGCATTGAAGTCGCCCGCGGCCACGGAGGCACCCGCCTGGTCTCCCGGGGCGCCCGTGAACGCGGCGATGGAACCCAGCGAGACCGTGCCGGAGTACGTTCCTCCCCGGATGAGGTAGGCCTTGCCGGGGGTGGCGCCCGTGCTGGGCGCCCCGACGAGGATTTCCTCGTCCCCATCCCCATCCACATCCCCCACGCGCGCTATGGCCGTGCCCGCGAGGTCTCCGGCAGAGGCTCCAACGAACTTGATGTCGGCGCTGGACAGGGCCCGGGTCCCTGTCACGGGACCGTGGAAGACAAAGGCCGCACCTGCCTCGGTCTTGGCGCCATCCCTGTAACCGGGGATGCCCACGATGAGATCCAGGTTCCCGTCGCCATTGAGGTCCGCGAGGGCCAGCGAGGTGCCGGCCCGAAGCTCGGACTGCTGGAGTTGCGGTGCGGTGTTCTGGATCCGGACGGGCGTCGCCGACAGGTTGGCGCCATGGGGGGCCGAGACCGTGTTCTTCACGATGTAGATGACACCGCTGTTGGCCTGGGCGGTCAGGGATTCATTGAAGGGCGCGCCGACGATGAGGTCGGTCTGGCCATCCCCCGTCACATCTCCCACGGCCAGGGCCGCACCGGCGGCGTCATTGGCCACCGCGCCCAGGTACTTCGCGGCATTGCTCAGCGGGATGGCTTGAGGGGCCGTGGACAGGACGGCGCCATCCACCGTGTAGACGCCGCCCTTGTTGGCGTTGGCGCCCGTGGCTCCTGTCAACAGTTCCAGGCTGTCATCGGTCCCAGGGAGGTTTCCCAGCGCGACCGAAACGCCAGCCCTGGCGGAGGGATCTCCGGAGAGTTTGTGCTTGATGACAGAAAAATTCAGATTGGTGTTGCCAAGTACCAGGCATGCCGAGCCACGGTTGGAGATGTCCCCCGGAGCACCGATGAGCACGTCGCTGAGCCCATCCCTGTTGGCATCTCCTGAGTGGAAAGACCATCCCGTCTGGGCTCCGCAGTTGAGTTTTTGGGATTGCCCACCCTCTCCCAGGGATTGTGAGGGGACCTGGCATTGAAGCCGCTGTTCCTGGGTTTTGAGAGGAGCGGACATCTCCACGTCTTGAGACGGCTGCTCCTGCCCACACGCCGCCATGGCCGCGCATGTCAGGAGAAAGCTCATGCGAGCATACGGACTTTTCGAGAGCACTGAACCTCCACCGCGCGCGGGGGGGAAGGGTGTTCTCAGTGAGAAATCGACTTGCTCTCTCCCGCGCAGGGCGGCCCTCGTAGCACAAAGCAAAGGCCTTGCGCCGCGCAGGTCTGTGTTTGGGTATCGGTTGACGTTTTAGGGAGCCGATTGTTCTCTGGGCGGGGGGCAAGCGCAGGATTGTGAAAGCTCAGGTGCCTTGGGGTTCTCGCTCCACAGGGCATGGGAGCCCGTATGAGGCCACGGCCCACCGCTGCCGTGGCCTCCGTGCTCCCGCTCAGGGCACGATGCTGACTGCTTCCACCGCATCCACCTTGTAGGGCAGCGCCAGCACGCCGCGCAGGCGCACATAGCGGTACGGCGTGCCGTTGCCCGTATACGTCACGGTCGTCATCCGCGTGCCGAAGCCCAGGTCCAGCATCCGGAGCGCGCCGCTGCTGATCACCGTGTTGTCGGCCCGCAGGAAGTCCACCTGCGTGATGACCCCGAGCGCCAGGCCCTGGTAGTACACCTTCAGGTCTCCCGTGCCCTCCTCGCCCACGCCCATGTCGAGCACCAGCGCGCTGCCCAGCGCCCCCACCACCGTGGCCGGCTTCCCATCCGGCGCACCCACGGCGTTGTTGGGGTTGAGCACGATGGAGGACGTGTTGGGCGCCACGGCATCCGCGTACGGGTCTCTTGGCAGCAGCCCCTTGCACGTCAGCGAATAGAGGGCCGGGCTGTTCGGCGCGTTGTGGTGGACCTCCAGCGTCGCCGTCCGCGGCGTGAGCCCATTGGGCGTGCACTTCACCGTCAGCGGCTGGGGCGCACCCCCATCCGGAATGGTCAACGTGCCCGGCGCCACGCTGAACTCCGCAGCCTGCGGGCCCGTCAGCGTGTAGCCCGTCACCTCCAGCGTGGCGTTGCCCGTCTCCCGGACGGTGATGACCGTGCTGGCGGAGGCACCCATCTGGGCACTGCCCACGTTCACCTCCGCGCCCGGGGCCGGATCCGAGTCATACCCGGGCCGCACCGCCGGGGCGAAGATGTGCACCGCGCCCGCGTCCGTGTCCGTGGAGTCCTCGCCCGGCGAGCCCACCACGAGCAGCTCCTCCCCGAGCGCCACCGAGTGGCCCGTGCGGTCATTCTCCGCCGAGGCGCGGACCGTCACCCGCTGCCGCTCGTTCCAGAGGTTCCCGCTCCGGGCGAACACATGCACCGAGCCCCCGTTGAGCGCGTCCGCATCGTCCCCCGGCGAGGTGGCCACGGCCTGCTCGCCGCTGAGCGCCACCGAGTAGCCAAACAGATTGCCCTGGCTGTTCTCCGCCGCGGTGAACTTCTTCTGCTGGACCCATCCCGCCCCCCCGCGCGCGTAGACATAGGCCGAGCCCGGGCCGTGGGCCTTGTCGCTCCCGAACGGTGCTCCCAGCACGGCCGTGCCCCCATTCAGCGCGACGGAGAAGCCCACGAGGTTGTCCTCCACCGCATCCGGCGGGGAGAGCTTCTGCTGCTGGCTCCAGAGCGCCCCGCTGCGCGCGAAGATGTACGCCGCGCCCGAGCCGCCGCCGTTCCCGCTGTCATAGGGCGCGCCGATGAGCACCGCCGTGCCGTTCAGGCTCAGCGAGAAGCCGAAGCGCACCTCCGCCGCCGCGTCCGGGGCGGTGAGCTTCTGCTGCTGCGTCCAGCTCCCCGCGCTGCGCGTGAACACATACGCGGCCCCCGAGCGGCTGCCCGCGGTGCCGTCATGCGGTGCCCCGATGGCGGCCGTCTCGCCATGGACCGTCACCGCATGGCCAAACACATCC is a genomic window containing:
- a CDS encoding RNA polymerase sigma factor; amino-acid sequence: MGSPTDEELMERFCQGEQDAFEALFARHAGRVQGFLTRMVRDGPLAEDLLQTTFLSVIRARGRYEPGTRFAPWLLTIAANAARDALRHRQHVEAYARDSQAAPTSVPPAVGDPGARKHIEDALQQLPPDQREAVILAKVEGWSFEEIASLREISVGAARLRAHRGYEKLRQLLGGLEEP
- a CDS encoding helix-turn-helix domain-containing protein is translated as MIGTRLRQARTAAGLTLDEVSVRLEANGHPLTKAALSKYETGKSLPRPSTLLMLARTLGVRADFFVREPTAQVEWRAFRKHASLTRSLQQKVQASVAQIVEGHVWLEETLNSRQRHRFPSPRKVATPEDAEAAADAMRKHWKLSDGPLESVTQTVEDNGCIAVCSSDVPPNFDGLSGWANGEFPVLVSSARPSIDRRRYNFAHELGHLAMNCSGLSEAEEENLAHRFAAAFLVPASVAKREFGEKRRNISMEELMLLKQKYGLSMQSWAHRAHELGIIDAPTHNRLFAQFSAKGWRDREPVEFTGREEPVRLKLLVLRALAEGVITPSRAEELCPGCTGEAPAMDNTTPRLSVRALRKLPPEMREEPLLQGALVAEPDYKNDAELTSFEAFGEHDLHV
- a CDS encoding potassium transporter Kup, whose product is MSTSPRAPEKTRGRRAPAPGAVLRTRGVTGPAPHRREAPGPQRPVLLLLSAMGVVFGDLGTSPLYALQQSFHGPEAVPATPQNILGVLSLFIWSLLAVVCLKYLTLLMRVDNHGEGGILALVALLKPGRQGKGNGWVVGLGLFGAALLYGDGVITPAISVLSAVEGLKVATPIFEPYVVPLTVLILVALFAVQPFGTGKVGGVFGPIVALWFVSIGVLGAWGISRAPEVLAAFNPWHAVRFFQASGWHGFRVLGAVILCLTGAEALYADMGGFGRRPIRLAWFTLALPALVLSYLSQGAWLLHHPETADAPFFRSLPAGALYPMVALATLATVVASQALISAVFSLTQQAIQLGYCPPLHIVHTSPGHRGQIYLPGVNWGLMLACVAVVLGFRASAALASAYGLAVAGTMAITTVLFAAVARERWHWPTWALALVTGAFLAVDLSFLGANLLKVAEGGWLPLGMGLGAFLGMELWQRGRRLLVAHHNAKGLDLDALLHEATQGGLPRVKGTGVFLSGIHHGPPLVLVHHLRHNQLLHEHVVLLTVHIESVPAVSAHERVALEPLGEGVFRVLARYGYMERPDVPEALRQAQAQGLAVAPGAVTYYVGWVNVRAQRGGGLPRWLKRLYGAMQRNAYHTTDYFRLPSAQVMELGARVEL
- a CDS encoding gamma-glutamylcyclotransferase; the protein is MSGTAPLPWFVFSLALAPGPVSARLQGLPVPELPEGELAEALDVGLVHDVPSPEWGGRVARLVEAPGQRLPGLLRAVPAPLWEQVARMEALLGGATEERTVRLRTASGALRTARAFSPAVPNGPGAGPVSVAFLVALARAAEHAGLPAAYVERLQAEAHLVHTVQQSRDR
- a CDS encoding Carotenogenesis protein CarS, yielding MIRDPSLILTVDVEGAPVRIGERVRIVPASPEGSVDERFLGHTGIVVALVFDDPWLQYPADPLIRVRVSGLGEDLFFVRELEGISERTGLLRRASPPTWAC
- a CDS encoding DUF1109 domain-containing protein; its protein translation is MRPGTLDTLLAQAPPANAAALQRALAGAREELALKRPVRRWRAQAAWVFTVPVALVLVTAGILLVAGQTSLPVLLGRGPLFALLWLTAGICAWGALSPRGRQARRVGIALSAVSAAVLVLGRATPHAAPTLSGWVCTASHASVALLPMAVALLTLRSAAFHPLRALNAGLAVGTAGALVGELACTQDWRHVAGYHLSAWALVAGVSLVLSRFLKPRSFAP